In Duganella zoogloeoides, a single genomic region encodes these proteins:
- a CDS encoding DUF5610 domain-containing protein produces MATPVSITPGSSSTGSAGSTSALKANTAATAATASTDKAADMSPAAKAKAQLNASIVEASLTVSLKSGNDPMSVVFKTALTGINEALEADFGKDAIQNASSQDNSPEATANRIVSLSTGFYEAYKRQNPGQDDETSLNNFMDTIKKGVEQGFKEARSILDGFKVLSGELSSNIDKTYDLIQQGFADFVAAQKAPPPAENAASATATGNASAAITITPKAADNDKDSGFQIDPPKV; encoded by the coding sequence ATGGCTACTCCAGTCTCTATTACTCCAGGCAGCAGCAGCACCGGCAGCGCCGGCAGCACCAGTGCGCTCAAGGCCAATACGGCTGCCACCGCAGCGACCGCATCCACTGATAAAGCGGCGGACATGTCGCCAGCGGCCAAGGCAAAAGCACAGCTTAATGCATCGATCGTGGAAGCGTCGCTCACGGTGTCGCTCAAATCGGGGAACGATCCGATGTCGGTGGTGTTCAAGACCGCACTGACCGGCATCAACGAGGCGCTCGAAGCCGACTTCGGCAAAGATGCGATCCAAAACGCGTCGTCGCAGGACAACTCGCCCGAGGCTACCGCGAACCGCATTGTATCGCTGTCCACCGGTTTTTACGAAGCGTACAAGCGGCAAAACCCGGGCCAGGACGACGAGACTTCTCTGAACAACTTCATGGATACCATCAAGAAGGGCGTGGAGCAGGGCTTCAAGGAAGCGCGCAGCATCCTCGACGGCTTCAAGGTATTGAGCGGCGAACTGTCGTCCAATATCGACAAGACCTACGATTTGATCCAGCAAGGTTTTGCCGACTTTGTCGCCGCCCAGAAGGCGCCGCCGCCAGCCGAGAACGCTGCCAGCGCCACGGCCACCGGCAACGCCAGCGCGGCCATTACCATTACGCCCAAGGCCGCCGACAACGATAAAGACAGCGGCTTCCAGATCGACCCGCCCAAGGTTTAA
- a CDS encoding CDP-6-deoxy-delta-3,4-glucoseen reductase has protein sequence MTFQITVQPSGHQFHCDEDETILAAAIRAGVGLPYGCKNGACSSCKGKIVSGAVTHKAHQERALSLDEEAAGFALFCCATTAGDLVIEAREVAGSAEYPIRKMPSRVSTLEKVAPDVIVMTLQLPANETLKFRAGQYIEFLLRDGKRRSYSIATAPGVDQPLTLHIRHLPGGLFTDQVFTTMKERDILRFEGPMGTFFVRDDSDKPMVLLASGTGFAPIKAIVEHLRAEGSTRPMTLYWGGRRPQDLYMDALCRQWEAILPNFTYVPVVSNALPEDSWTGRTGFVHQAVVNDLPDLSGHQVYACGAPLMVEAALRDFVARCGLPEDEFYADAFTTEADLHQPGLIQQP, from the coding sequence ATGACGTTTCAAATTACTGTACAGCCTAGCGGCCACCAATTCCACTGCGACGAGGATGAAACCATCCTCGCGGCTGCCATCCGCGCCGGCGTGGGACTGCCCTATGGGTGCAAAAACGGCGCTTGCAGCTCCTGCAAGGGCAAGATAGTCTCGGGCGCCGTCACCCACAAGGCGCACCAGGAACGGGCGCTGAGCCTGGACGAGGAAGCGGCCGGCTTCGCGCTGTTCTGTTGCGCCACCACTGCCGGTGACCTGGTGATCGAGGCCCGCGAAGTGGCCGGCAGCGCCGAATATCCGATCCGCAAGATGCCGTCGCGCGTCTCCACGCTCGAGAAAGTCGCGCCGGACGTGATCGTGATGACATTGCAACTGCCAGCCAACGAAACGCTCAAGTTCCGCGCCGGCCAGTACATCGAATTCCTGCTGCGCGACGGCAAGCGCCGCAGCTACAGCATCGCCACCGCGCCGGGTGTGGACCAGCCGCTCACGCTGCACATCCGCCACCTGCCCGGCGGCCTGTTTACCGACCAGGTATTTACCACCATGAAGGAGCGCGACATCCTGCGCTTCGAGGGCCCGATGGGCACCTTCTTCGTGCGCGACGACAGCGACAAGCCGATGGTGCTGCTGGCGTCCGGCACCGGCTTCGCGCCGATCAAGGCCATCGTCGAACACCTGCGCGCCGAGGGTTCCACCCGCCCCATGACCCTGTACTGGGGCGGCCGCCGGCCGCAAGACCTGTACATGGACGCGCTGTGCCGCCAGTGGGAAGCGATCCTGCCCAACTTCACTTATGTGCCGGTGGTATCGAATGCGCTGCCGGAAGACAGCTGGACCGGACGCACGGGCTTCGTGCACCAGGCCGTAGTAAACGACCTGCCCGACCTGTCGGGCCACCAGGTGTACGCGTGCGGTGCGCCATTGATGGTCGAGGCGGCGCTGCGCGACTTCGTGGCCCGGTGCGGCTTGCCCGAGGACGAGTTCTACGCGGACGCCTTCACCACCGAGGCCGATCTGCACCAACCAGGTTTGATCCAGCAACCGTAA
- a CDS encoding TraB/GumN family protein codes for MPVKMIVLFAFVASLLGQAAQAAGLSEASVPRRGQLYKVTLDGKTSYLFGTIHVGKDGFYPLDAEASRALQHSRALVIELDIRENASFQKAMALHGRYPAGDKVQNHLQPDTLQKLAPALARAGMSLQSVQQFKPWLIANLLVGVELDARGFKRAQAVEYALLAAAQEQDKAVRQLESAEYQLGLFDTLDARQQEQYLVESLADLESGTAMKKSLALIEAWNAADIPGIQAAWRTATSGNSIGAEFMQRVLLGRRNPEMAANIERIMQQDQVAFVGVGLLHLIGDDGLPQLLKRRGYQVEQLY; via the coding sequence ATGCCTGTCAAAATGATTGTCTTGTTTGCATTTGTTGCTTCTCTGTTGGGGCAGGCGGCGCAGGCTGCTGGCCTCAGCGAAGCGAGTGTGCCGCGTCGCGGTCAGCTATACAAAGTCACTTTGGATGGCAAGACCAGCTATTTGTTTGGCACCATCCACGTGGGCAAGGACGGCTTTTATCCGCTCGATGCGGAAGCGTCGCGCGCGCTGCAACATTCCCGGGCGCTGGTGATCGAGCTCGATATCCGTGAAAACGCCTCGTTCCAGAAAGCCATGGCGCTGCACGGCCGCTACCCGGCTGGCGACAAGGTGCAAAACCACTTGCAGCCGGACACCTTGCAGAAACTGGCGCCAGCGCTGGCCAGGGCCGGCATGTCCTTGCAATCGGTGCAGCAATTCAAGCCGTGGCTGATCGCCAACCTGCTGGTGGGCGTGGAACTCGATGCGCGCGGCTTCAAGCGCGCCCAGGCGGTGGAATACGCACTGCTGGCAGCCGCCCAGGAGCAGGACAAGGCCGTGCGCCAGCTGGAAAGCGCCGAGTACCAGCTGGGCTTGTTCGACACGCTGGACGCGCGCCAGCAGGAGCAGTACCTGGTCGAAAGCCTGGCCGACCTGGAAAGCGGTACGGCCATGAAAAAATCGCTGGCGCTGATCGAGGCGTGGAACGCTGCCGACATTCCGGGCATCCAGGCCGCCTGGCGCACGGCCACCAGCGGCAATTCGATAGGCGCCGAGTTCATGCAGCGCGTTTTATTGGGCAGGCGCAATCCGGAAATGGCGGCCAATATCGAGCGCATCATGCAGCAGGACCAGGTAGCGTTCGTGGGCGTGGGCTTGCTGCACCTGATCGGTGATGACGGCCTGCCGCAATTGCTCAAGCGTCGCGGCTACCAGGTCGAGCAGCTTTATTAG
- a CDS encoding SDR family NAD(P)-dependent oxidoreductase — translation MKLSGKVAIVTGATQGIGLACAQRLVAEGAKVMLVDIKPDGEQAAAALGAAARFFAADVSQKVDVDAMVADTLAAFGRIDILINNAGVTHAADFLDVTEDDFDRVLRINLKSMFLCGQAVAREMVKQQSGVIINMSSVNAELAIPNQVPYVVSKGAINQLTKVMSLNLIPYGIRVNAIGPGTILTELAKQAVMSSPEARHTILSRTPMGRCGEPEEVASIAAFLASDDASYMTGQTLYVDGGRMALNYTVPVK, via the coding sequence ATGAAATTATCCGGAAAAGTCGCCATCGTCACCGGCGCCACCCAGGGCATCGGCCTGGCCTGCGCCCAGCGCCTGGTCGCCGAAGGCGCCAAGGTCATGCTGGTGGACATCAAGCCCGACGGCGAGCAAGCCGCTGCCGCGCTCGGCGCCGCCGCCCGCTTCTTCGCTGCCGACGTCAGCCAGAAGGTGGACGTGGACGCCATGGTGGCCGACACCCTGGCCGCGTTCGGCCGCATCGACATCCTGATCAACAATGCCGGCGTGACGCACGCGGCCGACTTCCTCGACGTCACCGAGGACGACTTCGACCGCGTGCTGCGCATCAACCTGAAATCGATGTTCCTGTGCGGCCAGGCCGTGGCCCGCGAGATGGTCAAACAGCAAAGCGGCGTCATCATCAATATGTCGAGCGTGAACGCCGAGCTGGCGATTCCGAACCAGGTGCCGTACGTGGTGTCGAAAGGCGCGATCAACCAGCTGACCAAGGTGATGTCGCTCAACCTGATTCCGTACGGCATCCGCGTCAACGCCATTGGCCCCGGCACTATCCTGACCGAGCTGGCCAAGCAGGCAGTCATGTCCAGCCCGGAAGCACGCCACACGATTTTGTCGCGCACGCCGATGGGCCGCTGCGGCGAGCCGGAAGAAGTCGCATCGATCGCAGCGTTCCTGGCCAGCGACGATGCCAGCTACATGACGGGGCAAACCCTGTACGTTGACGGCGGCCGGATGGCCCTCAATTACACGGTGCCGGTGAAATAA
- the sbcB gene encoding exodeoxyribonuclease I produces the protein MTTQTFLWHDYETFGAMARRDRPAQFAAIRTDAELNEIGDPIMLYCQPANDFLPDPQSCLITGITPQQCLEWGVPEHQFARTIEQAFSEPGTIGVGYNTIRFDDEITRFMFWRNLIDPYAREWQNGCGRWDLLDVVRMTYALRPEGIEWPVKEDGKPSFKLEHLAKANGLLHEAAHDALSDVRATIALARLIRQHQPKLFDFCFALHKKDRVADEIGMHLAPQLRAPFLHVSGMFPAERGCLALVWPLATHPTNKNEVIVWDCTYDPTELFTLDADTIRTRIFSRADALPEGMTRLPVKSIHLNKSPMLVANLKTLSPAMAARWGIDLEQSKAHAAIAAAGRNLDAEWAQVFHRPPGEPLDVDEDLYNGFVSRDDRRLLDTLRKESPARLAVASPSFGDARLAELVFRYRARNYPETLSETEMEHWEQHRAAKFYEGTGGARTIDQFFGEIDHLQQDADERAEQILADLYEYAEMVAPAH, from the coding sequence ATGACCACACAGACTTTCCTTTGGCACGACTATGAAACCTTCGGCGCCATGGCGCGGCGCGATCGCCCGGCGCAATTCGCCGCGATCCGCACCGATGCCGAGCTCAACGAGATTGGCGATCCGATCATGCTGTATTGCCAGCCCGCCAATGATTTCTTGCCTGATCCGCAATCATGCCTGATCACCGGCATCACGCCGCAGCAGTGCCTTGAATGGGGCGTGCCCGAGCACCAGTTCGCCCGCACCATCGAGCAGGCGTTTTCGGAACCCGGCACCATCGGCGTCGGCTACAACACCATTCGCTTCGATGACGAGATCACCCGCTTCATGTTCTGGCGCAACCTGATCGACCCGTATGCGCGCGAATGGCAAAACGGCTGCGGCCGCTGGGACTTGCTTGACGTGGTGCGCATGACCTATGCGCTGCGCCCGGAAGGCATCGAGTGGCCGGTCAAGGAAGACGGCAAACCCAGCTTCAAGCTCGAACACCTGGCCAAGGCCAACGGCCTGCTGCACGAAGCGGCGCACGATGCGCTGTCCGACGTGCGCGCCACCATCGCGCTGGCGCGCCTGATCCGCCAGCACCAGCCCAAGCTGTTCGATTTCTGCTTCGCGCTGCACAAGAAAGACCGCGTGGCCGACGAGATCGGCATGCACCTGGCGCCGCAACTGCGCGCGCCGTTCCTGCACGTGTCCGGCATGTTCCCGGCCGAGCGCGGCTGCCTGGCGCTGGTCTGGCCGCTGGCCACGCACCCGACCAACAAGAACGAAGTGATCGTCTGGGATTGCACCTACGATCCGACCGAATTGTTCACGCTCGACGCCGACACCATCCGCACCCGCATCTTCAGCCGCGCCGACGCCCTGCCCGAAGGCATGACGCGGCTGCCGGTCAAGAGCATCCATTTGAACAAGTCACCGATGCTGGTAGCGAATTTAAAGACCTTGTCGCCGGCCATGGCCGCGCGCTGGGGCATCGATCTCGAGCAGAGCAAGGCCCACGCCGCAATTGCCGCCGCCGGCCGCAACCTTGATGCCGAATGGGCGCAAGTGTTCCACCGCCCGCCGGGCGAACCGCTCGACGTGGACGAAGATTTGTACAACGGTTTTGTCAGCCGCGACGACCGCCGCTTGCTCGATACCCTGCGCAAGGAAAGCCCGGCGCGGCTGGCCGTGGCGTCACCGTCGTTCGGCGACGCGCGCCTGGCCGAACTGGTGTTCCGCTACCGCGCGCGCAACTACCCGGAGACCTTGTCGGAAACCGAAATGGAGCACTGGGAACAGCACCGTGCAGCGAAGTTTTACGAAGGCACAGGCGGCGCCCGCACCATCGACCAGTTCTTCGGCGAGATCGATCACCTGCAGCAAGATGCCGATGAGCGGGCCGAGCAGATCCTGGCGGATTTGTACGAATACGCGGAAATGGTGGCGCCGGCGCATTGA
- a CDS encoding GGDEF domain-containing protein, protein MKQISTFGKSGYRPGNLQLLRDANDDAAVARLLANCPVMRLEAGKAIPESNQAQLYIVLRGVLAVETDSNTGVADGNGSVSKVLPGESLGEQSVLDEEANLSRITALEDSDILVIEADLVWKLIDQSNVVARNLLRLLSFRIRAANAQLRTRQKLGEFYRRLSMNDGLTGLYNRAWLNDLLPKLAATAQSSGAPLALIMIDLDHFKRFNDTHGHLAGDQALRTAAQVLSGALRPTDFAVRYGGEEMMVLLPDTNGKMAVAVAERLCERMQQAVVFADMRQPMPHITASFGVATLRPQQSEQDLIASADAALYRAKELGRNQVVQEALAD, encoded by the coding sequence TTGAAACAGATTAGTACCTTCGGCAAGTCTGGCTACCGGCCCGGCAACTTGCAGCTCCTGCGCGACGCCAATGACGATGCTGCCGTCGCCAGGTTGCTGGCCAACTGTCCCGTCATGCGCCTGGAAGCAGGCAAGGCCATCCCCGAATCTAACCAGGCGCAGCTTTACATTGTATTGCGGGGCGTGCTCGCGGTGGAAACCGACAGCAACACCGGCGTGGCCGACGGCAATGGCAGTGTCAGCAAGGTGCTGCCCGGCGAGAGCCTCGGTGAGCAGTCGGTGCTGGACGAGGAGGCCAACCTGTCGCGCATCACGGCGCTCGAAGACAGCGATATCCTGGTGATCGAAGCGGACCTGGTGTGGAAACTGATCGACCAGTCGAACGTGGTGGCGCGTAACCTGCTGCGCCTGCTGTCATTCCGTATCCGCGCCGCCAACGCCCAGCTGCGCACGCGTCAGAAACTGGGCGAGTTCTACCGCCGGTTGTCGATGAACGATGGCCTCACAGGGCTGTACAACCGGGCCTGGCTCAACGACCTGCTCCCGAAGCTGGCGGCGACAGCGCAGAGTTCGGGGGCGCCGCTGGCGCTGATCATGATCGACCTCGACCACTTCAAACGCTTCAACGACACCCACGGCCACCTGGCCGGCGACCAGGCGCTGCGCACCGCCGCGCAAGTATTGAGCGGCGCCCTGCGGCCGACCGATTTCGCCGTGCGCTACGGCGGCGAGGAGATGATGGTGCTGCTGCCCGACACCAACGGCAAGATGGCGGTGGCGGTGGCCGAACGGCTGTGCGAACGCATGCAGCAGGCGGTTGTGTTTGCCGACATGCGCCAGCCGATGCCGCACATCACCGCCTCGTTCGGCGTGGCCACGCTGCGGCCGCAGCAAAGCGAGCAGGACCTGATTGCCAGCGCGGACGCTGCGCTCTACCGTGCCAAGGAACTGGGCCGTAACCAGGTGGTGCAGGAAGCGCTTGCCGATTAA
- a CDS encoding VanZ family protein — protein sequence MIKQIFLSSSHARLRYWTAILLFLMILVLGSLPGARQEIGQVASGVLLHSIAYAGLTFLLFTGSTGTLVQRAVKSVLTIAAMGALDEYVQSFFPYRHGAVSDWLVDCSAAVLATLVMCVLWSRYRIQSSD from the coding sequence ATGATCAAGCAAATTTTTCTTTCTTCCTCGCACGCACGCCTGCGTTACTGGACTGCCATCCTCCTCTTCCTGATGATACTGGTGCTGGGTTCCCTGCCCGGCGCCCGGCAGGAAATCGGCCAGGTGGCCTCCGGTGTCCTGCTGCACTCTATCGCCTACGCCGGACTGACTTTCCTGTTGTTTACCGGTAGCACTGGTACGCTGGTGCAGCGCGCCGTCAAGTCCGTGTTGACGATTGCCGCCATGGGCGCCCTGGACGAATACGTGCAGAGTTTCTTCCCGTATCGCCACGGTGCCGTCTCCGACTGGCTGGTCGATTGCAGCGCTGCCGTGCTGGCCACCCTGGTCATGTGCGTCTTGTGGTCCCGGTATCGCATCCAGTCGTCAGACTGA
- a CDS encoding helical backbone metal receptor has protein sequence MVYTDAIGTQHQADPNARIVSLVPSISELLCDLGLAPQLVGRTGFCIHPAELVRDIPKVGGTKDVNIEKIRQLAPTHLVVNIDENEEETADLLAEFIPNIIVTHPLGPQDNLALARLLGGVFCREEAAARWCADFEAEYAALQASPKGPPQTMLYVIWQDPWMTISPDTYIARMLAEIGWQVPDLGDVRYPQFRWSADLVDGIDGVLLSSEPYRFTEAHVHALEQQIGKPVLLVDGEMLSWYGSRALAGLRYLRQLARE, from the coding sequence ATGGTTTACACCGATGCCATCGGCACCCAGCACCAGGCCGATCCGAATGCCCGCATCGTCTCGCTGGTGCCGTCGATTTCCGAGTTGCTGTGCGACCTGGGCCTGGCGCCGCAACTGGTGGGGCGCACCGGCTTCTGCATCCATCCGGCCGAACTGGTGCGCGACATTCCCAAGGTGGGCGGCACCAAGGACGTCAATATCGAGAAGATCCGCCAGCTCGCACCCACCCACCTGGTGGTCAATATCGACGAGAACGAGGAAGAGACGGCCGACCTGCTGGCCGAGTTCATCCCCAACATCATCGTCACGCATCCGCTGGGACCGCAGGACAACCTGGCGCTGGCGCGCCTGCTGGGCGGCGTGTTCTGCCGCGAGGAAGCGGCCGCGCGCTGGTGCGCCGACTTCGAGGCCGAATACGCGGCGCTGCAGGCCAGCCCCAAAGGCCCGCCGCAAACCATGTTGTACGTGATCTGGCAAGACCCGTGGATGACGATTTCGCCCGACACCTATATCGCCCGCATGCTGGCCGAAATCGGCTGGCAGGTGCCGGACCTGGGCGACGTGCGCTATCCGCAGTTCCGCTGGTCGGCGGACCTGGTGGACGGGATCGATGGGGTGTTGTTGTCGAGCGAACCGTACCGGTTCACCGAGGCGCATGTGCATGCGCTCGAACAGCAGATCGGCAAGCCGGTGCTGCTGGTCGATGGGGAAATGTTGTCGTGGTATGGCAGCCGCGCGCTGGCGGGGTTGCGCTACTTGCGGCAACTGGCCCGGGAGTGA
- a CDS encoding MFS transporter translates to MSDSPAISNGFSVLRHRNFTFYLFARTLGTLAVQMQNVAIGWQVYSMTGNLFDLGLIGLAQFAPFLLLILIAGHAADRYNRRNLIALALAAQLLCGLSLLAFTYAGLTQVWPVFAVLVLFGSARAFMGPATQAILVNLVPPESFAKAVALSSSSMHVAVILGPTLGGLFYLAGPKTVYMVSSSMLVISVILMCLVKSVKQPSNRAPATWHTVLEGLRFVRSRPVVLGAISLDLFAVLFGGATALLPALAHDVLHVGPQGLGMLRTAPGIGAALCSIALAFFPITRRVGAWMFGGVAIFGVGTLVLGATSTFVVALVALFLMGMGDMVSVYVRHLLVQYETPDEIRGRVSAVNSVFIGASNELGEFESGVTAGWMGLTRAVLFGGAATLVVTGLWAYLFPVLSRMDRFPHDQKKVSK, encoded by the coding sequence ATGTCCGACAGTCCCGCCATTTCCAACGGTTTCAGCGTCCTGCGCCACCGTAACTTTACCTTCTACCTGTTTGCCCGCACGCTCGGCACCCTGGCGGTGCAAATGCAGAACGTTGCCATCGGTTGGCAAGTCTATTCGATGACCGGCAACCTCTTCGACCTGGGCCTGATCGGCCTGGCGCAGTTTGCGCCGTTCCTGCTGCTGATCCTGATCGCCGGCCACGCCGCCGACCGCTACAACCGCCGCAACCTGATCGCCCTCGCGCTGGCTGCGCAACTGCTGTGCGGCCTGTCGCTGCTGGCCTTTACCTATGCGGGCCTGACGCAGGTGTGGCCGGTGTTCGCGGTACTGGTGCTGTTCGGCAGCGCGCGCGCCTTCATGGGGCCGGCCACGCAAGCGATCCTGGTCAACCTGGTGCCGCCCGAGAGTTTCGCCAAGGCGGTGGCGCTCAGTTCTTCCAGCATGCACGTGGCCGTGATCCTCGGCCCCACCCTGGGCGGCCTGTTCTATCTGGCCGGCCCGAAAACCGTTTATATGGTTTCCTCGAGCATGCTGGTGATCTCGGTGATCCTGATGTGCCTGGTCAAGTCGGTCAAGCAGCCGAGCAACCGGGCGCCGGCCACCTGGCACACGGTGCTCGAAGGCTTGCGCTTCGTGCGCTCGCGGCCGGTGGTGCTGGGCGCCATTTCGCTCGACCTGTTCGCGGTGCTGTTCGGCGGCGCCACTGCGCTGCTGCCGGCGCTGGCGCACGACGTGCTGCACGTGGGGCCGCAGGGACTGGGCATGCTGCGTACCGCGCCCGGCATCGGTGCGGCGCTGTGCTCGATCGCGCTGGCCTTCTTCCCGATCACGCGCCGCGTGGGCGCCTGGATGTTCGGCGGCGTGGCCATCTTCGGCGTGGGCACGCTGGTGCTGGGCGCCACATCCACTTTCGTGGTGGCGCTGGTGGCCCTGTTCCTGATGGGCATGGGCGACATGGTGAGCGTGTACGTGCGCCACCTGCTGGTACAGTACGAAACCCCGGACGAAATCCGGGGCCGGGTCAGCGCCGTCAACTCGGTATTCATCGGCGCCTCCAACGAACTCGGTGAATTCGAATCGGGCGTGACCGCGGGCTGGATGGGCCTCACGCGCGCGGTGCTGTTCGGCGGCGCGGCCACCCTGGTGGTGACCGGCCTGTGGGCCTACCTCTTCCCCGTGCTCTCGCGCATGGACCGCTTCCCCCACGACCAGAAGAAGGTAAGCAAATGA
- a CDS encoding HPF/RaiA family ribosome-associated protein — protein MQINVNSDKTVAVHAGLHDHVRTVVSDSLHRFGEQITSVEVHLSDNLGQKSADGDNRCLMEARITGYKPIAVSDHSATLHQAIGGASAKLKRAIDSALGRLQDKDKHASAKDAVPAEDDVEEDIK, from the coding sequence ATGCAAATCAATGTTAATTCCGATAAGACCGTCGCCGTTCATGCAGGCCTCCACGACCATGTACGCACCGTCGTCAGCGATTCACTCCACCGTTTCGGCGAACAGATCACCAGCGTCGAAGTTCACCTCAGCGACAACCTGGGCCAGAAATCGGCAGACGGCGACAACCGCTGCCTGATGGAAGCGCGCATTACCGGCTACAAGCCGATTGCCGTCAGCGACCACAGCGCCACTCTGCACCAGGCGATCGGCGGCGCCTCCGCCAAGCTCAAGCGCGCCATCGACAGCGCCCTGGGCCGTCTGCAAGACAAGGACAAGCACGCATCGGCCAAGGATGCCGTGCCGGCCGAAGACGACGTCGAAGAAGACATCAAGTAA
- the pyrF gene encoding orotidine-5'-phosphate decarboxylase, translated as MNFINKLSAAWTSNDSLLCVGLDPDMAKLPAQFQNDPQGIYHFCREIIDATAELACSFKPQIAYFAALSAEDQLEKICAYVREQYPHIPLILDAKRGDIGATARQYAREAYDRYGADAVTVNPYMGSDSVEPYMEWRDRGVIILCRTSNAGGSDLQFLDVGGQPLYQHVARLVAEKWNSNGQCALVVGATYPEELAQVRAIVGDMPLLVPGIGAQGGDIAATVQSGKTAAGAGMMINSSRAILYAAPQAGEDFASAARRVALETRDAINLYR; from the coding sequence GTGAATTTCATCAACAAACTGTCCGCCGCGTGGACCAGCAACGACTCGCTGCTGTGCGTGGGCCTCGATCCTGACATGGCCAAGCTGCCGGCGCAGTTCCAGAACGACCCGCAAGGCATCTATCACTTTTGCCGCGAGATCATCGACGCCACCGCCGAGCTGGCGTGCTCGTTCAAGCCGCAGATCGCCTATTTTGCCGCGCTGTCGGCGGAAGACCAGCTCGAAAAAATCTGCGCTTACGTGCGCGAACAGTATCCGCACATTCCGCTGATCCTCGACGCCAAGCGCGGCGACATCGGCGCCACCGCGCGCCAGTACGCACGGGAGGCCTACGACCGCTACGGCGCCGACGCGGTGACCGTCAATCCGTACATGGGTTCCGATTCGGTCGAGCCGTACATGGAATGGCGCGACCGGGGCGTGATCATCCTGTGCCGCACCTCGAACGCAGGCGGCTCGGACCTGCAATTCCTCGACGTTGGCGGCCAGCCGCTGTACCAGCACGTGGCGCGCCTGGTGGCGGAAAAGTGGAACAGCAACGGCCAGTGCGCGCTGGTGGTGGGCGCGACGTATCCGGAAGAGCTGGCGCAGGTGCGCGCCATCGTGGGCGACATGCCGCTGCTGGTGCCGGGCATCGGCGCCCAAGGCGGCGATATCGCCGCGACCGTGCAGTCGGGCAAGACAGCTGCTGGCGCTGGCATGATGATCAATTCGTCGCGGGCGATCCTGTACGCGGCGCCGCAGGCGGGCGAAGACTTTGCCAGCGCCGCCCGCCGCGTGGCGCTGGAGACGCGCGACGCCATCAACCTGTATCGCTGA
- a CDS encoding DUF1345 domain-containing protein: MSWRPTLPRIIHSRPHLSLAVAVGALVWPFLPDDWHWLTRVLTAWDVAVWLYLVTMVSMMLRADHHDIRRAASRQDEKGPVILATLSVAILISLAAIVLQLASLKNHPDDLPLQYTFVALTVIGSWLMTGVMFCSHYAHLYYTNKETEPLLGFPDQHLQPNYWDFLYFSFTISVAVQTSDVTVRSRRMRKVVLGQSVLCFFYNLAILGLSINIAASLIN, encoded by the coding sequence ATGAGCTGGCGCCCCACGCTGCCGCGCATCATCCACAGCCGGCCGCACCTGAGCCTGGCGGTAGCGGTCGGTGCGCTGGTGTGGCCGTTCCTGCCGGACGACTGGCACTGGCTCACGCGCGTCCTGACGGCATGGGACGTGGCGGTGTGGCTGTACCTGGTGACGATGGTGTCGATGATGCTGCGCGCCGACCATCACGACATCCGCCGCGCCGCCAGCCGCCAGGACGAAAAAGGCCCGGTGATCCTGGCCACGCTGTCGGTGGCGATCCTGATCTCGCTGGCCGCCATCGTGCTGCAACTGGCGTCGCTGAAAAACCATCCCGACGACCTGCCGCTGCAATACACCTTCGTGGCGCTGACCGTGATCGGCTCGTGGCTGATGACGGGCGTGATGTTCTGCTCGCACTATGCCCACCTGTATTACACCAACAAGGAGACCGAGCCGCTGCTGGGCTTCCCGGACCAGCACCTGCAGCCGAACTACTGGGACTTCCTGTACTTCTCGTTCACGATCTCGGTGGCGGTGCAGACGTCGGACGTGACCGTGCGCAGCCGGCGCATGCGCAAGGTGGTGCTGGGCCAGTCGGTGCTGTGCTTCTTCTACAACCTGGCCATCCTCGGTCTGTCGATCAACATCGCAGCGTCGCTGATCAACTGA